A window of Clostridia bacterium contains these coding sequences:
- a CDS encoding secondary thiamine-phosphate synthase enzyme YjbQ encodes MKSYRQIITINVPKRRAFINITPKVVEALQQSGIKEGLVLVNSMHITSSVFINDDESGLHADMEKWLEKLAPEKPYSQYEHNGYEDNADAHLKRQIMGREVVVAVTDGKLDFGTWEQIFYGEFDGMRNKRILIKIIGE; translated from the coding sequence ATGAAAAGTTATAGACAAATTATTACTATCAATGTTCCTAAAAGACGAGCTTTTATTAATATAACGCCCAAAGTCGTAGAAGCATTGCAACAAAGCGGTATAAAAGAAGGTTTAGTACTGGTCAATTCTATGCACATAACTTCCAGCGTATTTATTAATGACGATGAGTCCGGATTGCATGCTGATATGGAAAAATGGCTAGAAAAATTAGCTCCCGAAAAGCCTTATAGCCAATACGAACATAACGGCTATGAAGACAATGCGGATGCTCATCTTAAGCGTCAGATTATGGGAAGGGAAGTTGTAGTCGCTGTAACTGACGGAAAACTGGATTTTGGTACATGGGAACAGATTTTTTACGGTGAATTTGACGGTATGCGCAACAAACGTAT